The Delphinus delphis chromosome 11, mDelDel1.2, whole genome shotgun sequence DNA segment TGGGGACCCAGGCGTCCGCGGTTCCGCGTCGCTCTGTCCCGGGGGCCGTTCTGGCCGGGCTGGGGGTACGGGGGGTGGAGTCGGGGGAGGAGCAGAGGCCGACCGAGGCGGAGCGGGGGCGGAGCCCGCAGCAGGTGAAGACGGGAGGAGGGGGGACCCGGGCACCCAGGGCTCCAGGAGAGGGCGTCCTGGCGGCTCCTTGTTTCCTCCCGCTTTCTCTTCTACTTGCTGCCCTGGGTCTTCTGGATTTACGGTGTCActgcagccagggctgggggaacAAGACATCTAGAGGACGGTGTGTGTTGATACAGGAAGCTGGAAACTAAGATGCCTGGGATCCCGGGAAGGGCTGAGTCTGAGGGCGGGAAGTCTGGTCACAGGCTGATATGGGGTGGGGAATGCCTAAGTACTCTGGCGAGGGATGGGGCCTGGCTGGATGGGACACCTGAGTCCTCTCCAGAGTGATGGGCTGGGCAGGAGCAGAGGGTGGGGCAGAGAACGTTTAGGTACTAGTTTGTTTCCCTGGCTCTGGAGCAGGATGCCTGGGGGCTGGGTCTCAGAGGTGAAACGTGGGGTTGAAGATGGACCCCGGGTTGATCTCTGGCTGGGGTCCGAATGCCTAGGTCCTTAGGGAAGGTCTGAGGGAAGAGATTGCAATCAGTGGACCCAAAGAGGTGGAAATAGAAGCTTGCAACTGAGCTCATTAGGGCAACCAGAGATGACAGAAGATCAAGAACTGAGGCTGAGCCTGGTAGAGATGACCTGGATTGGTGGGGATGGGAGCATCTATCCAGGGCATTCCCCATTAAGGTGAACTTGGACTGAAGAGGCCTGGTAGGGGGTCTTTGATGAGGTGGAGGGGAGGATGGAGGATAGGACAGAATGTATGGGCTGGGGAGAACGTCAGAGGAGAGGCGGAGTACAGGACACCGGATGTATTTTGAGGACCAACAGGATGTATTCCAAGGCAAGCAACTGGGACCGCGGCATGAGGCTGGAGTCTGGGAGTCTACGAGGTGTCTGGGGAAGATGCAGCTGCTGCAGCCTGGACCTGTCTGTACCTGCCCCAAGAGGGAGGGCAGCAGGAGGATTTCCCAGAATGCCAAGCAGCCAGCTTCAGGCCAACCCCAGCCAGAGGGAAAGGAGGTGTGAGTAGGAACTAGAACACTTGGGATTTAGGGAcagtggaggcagggaggaagaggtCGGTAGAAGGGCGGGGGGACTGGAGTCTTGGAACAGTCTAGGAAAGAGCAAGGGGACTGAAGACTGGCATTCCTGGGTTCTGCAGGGAATTTAGGACCATAGGGCTAATTAAGGTACAGGAAGTTCAAGTTCCTGTTTCTGGGCCCCAGCAGTCTCTTGTCCTCACTCCACTGATCTGGTTTGAAAAAAAGATCTGTTTCTGCACCTGCCAAGATGCTCCAGCTCAAGGGCAAGTGAATCCTGGGGGTGCTAATGCCTTGGCATTGTTCTGATCCAGAGACCCAGAGATCTCAGGGGACTGTGGCCTTGCTGCCCGAATCTGGCCTTGGGGGGAGAAGGTAGGGTCTCCGAGCCCATCAGAGGAGGTCCTCTTGCTCCAGAACCGACCTACCACCATGCTGTTCGAGCCTAGTATCACAAAGCCTGCTTCTCCCACACCTTGTTACCTACCCCCCCTTGCCTCTTCCCACTCTTTCTCCTGGGTGGACTCAGAGGACAAACCAGAGTCAGCATCAGGCCTGGCTGATCAGTGATAGAGACCCCTTTGCCCTCAACCTCGTCCATCCTCCCACTCTACCCCCAGGGACTCTGAGTTAGGGAGGTCTTAGAAGAGGGGTTCCTTAGCTCACCAAGGGGAGGCAGCTGGCTGGAGGGCGGGGTGACCTTGCAGGCAGCTGGAGGGGGACAATGTGTGGGATGAATTCATTATTGATGAGCCCTGCACCCTGGGCTACTAATGAGCCCAGGCCGGCTGCTCTAATTGATGTCAAGAAACTTGAGACCCCCAGATCAGCTTCCCGCCTGCCAGCTGCCTCTcctgagccccctcccccttctgtGCCCCCAGCTGCTCTGTTCCCTTCCCAGGGCCTCCTTTCCATCTCCACTGACACAGACGAGGCTAGGACTCAGgacttccccttcccctcttgtCCCTTTGCATCACTCAAGTCTCAAGATGGGAggcacacaggctctggaggGGCTGGGAGATTGGGAAGGGGAAACAGACCAGAGCCTGAGAATTACAGTTCAGGGACAGAGAGGCTGGTGCTGGGTTACATCTGCAGCATTGCTGAGCCCAAGGAATTCTCATCTTGTTTTGTGCATCCTCGGGAGAGACCTTGTCACTCTCTGAGACTCAGAGGTACAGGCGCTATACAGACACACCCATGATACTAGCCCAGTACTCACAGCCCACTTCCCctcctcatttcctcctcatAATCGTATAAGAAATCTCAGATTTGGCCCCTGGAGTTCGGCTGATGCCATTCCCACCCATCCCCCGAGAGGGCGAGTATGGGATTTCCTTCCTGGAGAATTCCCAGTGCTTTGTTATGCCACAGCTGTCATCCTCGGAAATACTGCGTGTCTCTTTGCCTCGTCAGGTCTCACCCTGCCTGTCAGTCCCTCTTCATTTATGGGTTCTGGGAAGAAGTTCCCAAGTTACAGAATTATCAAGACGTCACAGATTGGAGTGTGGAGCGGGCTTGGCCTCCTAGGAGAGATATTTTTGAGATCACGTGGGTACTGATAGGCAGGAGCCTAAGTTAATAAGAATAGCCCTGTTGATGGGGGAAGAAAGGTGAGGAGGACctcatttcctcccctccccaaattcCCATGAATTTGTGGCTAtgctgccctctggtggctgaACTGTGGTTTAGCAGGACATGAACATCTTTGCCTCTAACGATCCCGCTAGCATTTCAGCACCCCTCTCTGTCCTCTTCCTGGATATTAGGACAGTTCTAGAGAAGACAGGGGATCCTGAGGGGTTCCCTCACTCTGGTTTCTCTTCAAAGACCTCAAGGCCATGTTGGTTAAGCATGAGGGCTTTCACAGTCAGGCAAGGCTGAATTTgagtctgtgaccttgggcaagttacataacttctctggacctcaatTTCCCCTTGTGTAAATGGGGTTAATTGTACCTACTTCACACATTTAATTTCCatcaaattaaatgagatactgtatGTAAACTATTTAACACTCCCTCTATGCACCAGAATACAATgggcaatgaaaacaaaacaaaaacccagctgGCTTTCTTCTGATTTAGTTCTGCGGCCTTTTCTCGAAAcccatttcattattttgatttaGGAAAGCCCAGGTGAGTCTCTGGACCATGGTCCCCCACCTTCAACTTGGACCTCCCCCTTTGTATTCTTCCCTAACCCTCAAACCCAAAGAGAAGGGATTCCGCTCCCTTCTCTCCTGGAGGTGCTGGGGCCAGATCTGGCGGGGGCTGGGTGATGAGCAGAAGAGTCAAGCCTTTCTTTCACCCCTTCCATCATCTCTTTCActtaagaaaagggaacccccaaaCTAGTTCCACAGTTGCTGGGGGTCATACTCTTGGCTCCCAGTGGAAAGAAGCTGCAAGAAACACAAACATTTCCTACCCACCAAGCGGTCTGGTTCCAGGAAAGTTCTGGAAAGAGTGGGGATAGGACAGATTCCAGCTCTGGTCAGTGGGGGCACCGGGCCGGGTTTATTGCACTTGCAACAGAGTTTAAATAAGTCCCGGGTGTCCGGAGCCAAGGTGAAGGGAGGgttgggcagggagaggaggggcagcGTCAGTGCAGCTGGCGGGCAGAACCCAGATCCTGCAGGCTGGGGGCAGCGGGCTCCCCCTTTCTCCAGGGGACTAGTAGGGCCTGTGTCCGGCCAGTGTTAAGGTTCCAGATCTGTTGCCATCGTGGCCCCTTCAGGGTCCTGGGCAATTCCTGACTTCTCCTGAGTCAGAGGTGGATTGGGCCTCCAGGCCCAGGTCTGGAGCAGGCTCAAATGTAGTCCTGGATCTGCCTAGTTACGTCACCAATGTCTGAGTCTGGGTCCCAGATCAACCCCAGGCCCCAGGTTCGATCTGGCCCTGTTAGAGTTCTGATTCCCCTTGCAGCTGGTTCTGGGCCAGCGTGGATCCTGGTGTGGGATCTGTCCTGAGCGGGGCCTGGGGCACCATCCATGGTTATTGTTCCTTGTTGGCCCACCGGGGTGGGGACTGTCCAGAGCTGCCATGTCTCGCTCCCCAGGTTCCAGGTTCTTAGCTGGGGGCTTCTGGCAGGGCTGAGGACAGATCTTTGCAGGCTGGAGCTGGACAGGAAGTCCTGGTGGCACGTCTGAGCCGGAGAACTGGGATTGGATCCCCCAGTTCTGGTTCCAAGTTGTTTTCAGGAAACTCTCCAAAATGCAAAGGCTGCAGGGAGGCTGGGGCCTCTGTCCCTGGATCTGAGTTCCCCCATCCATGAGGAGGGCATGTGTAAACGAGGGTCCTTCACAGTGCATGGGGGGAGGGGATCCCCAGCTCCACACCTCCCGGCTCTGGCCCTTCAAGTATGTctctgggctggggagaggagcttCTCCCTGGCCCTCAGCACCTTCAGGAAGCACCCAGTCCCCTCCCCGTCAGTAGACTGAGGGTGGGGGGACTGGACCTTcaggattgggagtctgggatcgGGAGAAGTCAGGCATCAGAGGTGGCTGGAGGCTTGAGCTGAGCTTTTTCCATGGCGGTGCCGTATGGGAGGGAGCGTTTGAAGAATCCGAGCTAAtgaggggaaaaggagggagagttGAGTTACTCTGGTTCCCCTTTCTCCGCAGATCTTACCCCAAGGCGGGATGAAGATGACTCTAGTGCTTCCAATCTCCCCATCTTGCAAAAGTGGCCCAAATTCAGGCTGTTAAGACCACCTCTCCAAGAGGTCCAGTGGGTTAAGAGGGCTAAGGTTGGGGGTGCTTTGGTGCCATAAGAATGCCCCCAGTTCAGCCAGAGACGGCACATAGGTGTGAAGTCAAGTTCTAAGTCTCATTGCCTAGGAGTGGCTGCCTCTCGAGAAGGGTTCTGAGGCTACTTCTAGGGCATGAACGATCAGTGACGGCTGCCATGGCTTTCTGGAGGAAGTGACAGCACAAATGCCACATACTGGCCACTTGGGAGTAACACTGATTTTGAAAGTAGAAATAAACTTATCAGCTTGAGTCAAGAGAACTTTTTCTAAGCTAGGGGCTGTAGAATGAAGGAAAGGATCCCATAGGCAGTGTCCAGACGGGATGCCTGTGGCCAGGGAGAGGTGGGGACATGTGGCTGGAGAACTGGTCTGGAGGCAGACGCTTGGGACTGTGCTGCCTCAAGGGCAGAACCTGGTGAGAGAGAGGCCAGGTCAGGTAGGATGTGGCTGACCTTGTAGAGGATATAGATGAGCAGACCTAGGAGCAGGAGGCCAACGAGGACGGCTAGGATAATGATCCAGAGCGGGACGCTGTGGCTGCCTTCCGCCTTGATCCACTGCACGGCTGTGGCCACCTGGGGAGCAGGTCAGGAGAGGTCGCTGAAAAGCCGTTAGTCCTTCCCACCCTACACTTGGCTCCCACTTGCCACTGGACCTAGACCCACCTTTCCCCTTCCGTCTTGGGCTAACAGAATTCTGATCTTCAAAATTCAAATTCCTACAATGTGCATTATTGTCTCTTACTTTTGGGCTTTCACACCTGCTCGTTCCCTCTCCCCAGAGAACATTCCTTTCCTGGCTGGTTAGCCCGGTAGATCCTATTTATCCTTCAGGTTTTGCTTAAACatcacttcttccaggaagccttccctgactctgcAAGCCTGTGTTCGAGTGTCCCTATGATGTGTTCCCATAAACATGCTGGCACTTGTCACACTGTCTTCTCACTGCCCTGTCCATCTTGCTTATCACTGTATTCCcaggacctagcacagtgcctggcacacagtagatgctcaatcaatatttgtcACCATAATCAGACCAGCCCCCGTCGCATCCCAGTGCTAGCGCCAGGCCCAGCACTTCATCTTCCTTGGCCCAGACCTCTGGCCCGGGACTCACCTGCAGTTCCTTTCGGGGAAGCTGCCGAGGCAGGATTCGGTAGGGCATCTTCAGGGCTTCATACACAGCCTCACACTGCAGACTAAATGGCTGGTGTTCCCTCTGTGGGTGGTGGAAAGGTGTTCAGGGTGGCCTCTTATGGTATCTAGGAGGTCACTGGGCTCCCCATGGTCTGGCTCTGGTTATGATCTTTCCCTATTTTGGAATCATTCTCTTCTGAATCTCTCTCTGTGTTCCttatatgagataataaatgtgtaacTGAAGAGTTACAATTAGATGACAGCATGTTCAATAGAAAAAGCATTGTTTTGGAATCATGAATATGGGTGAAGCACCCAGGATGACGCCTGGCCTATAGGATGCACTCAATAAATGACTGCTCTCTACTGTTCCTACATCTGCTTGCCTCTCTGTGATGGATATGTCTTCCGTCCCTGTTTTCTATCATTCTCTGCCACtggtctccctcccgccctccctcctctGAATGGGCCGGGAAAGGGAAGCTGTCGGTCCCAATGTGGCCACTAGGTGGCGCCAAGGACACACAGCCCTGTCCAAacaagggtgagggaggggagcgCGGCTGCCTGGGTCCCAGTCACCAAAGCGGGTGGCTAGGGCAGTGGGGAAAGGAGCGTCAGTCCAGGCAGGCCCGAAGGTCGGAGGTCAGGACTGAGGTGAGGCTCCCTCACCTGGAGGAAGGTCTTGGCCCAGACGCGGAAATGGAGTAGCAGACTTCGGCTCTCTTGCCGGTGCAGTGGCCCCAGCTCGCAGCGCAGCCGGAAACACTCGGCCTCCGGGCATTTCTGGGAAGAAAGCGGAGGCTTGAATGCGGCGTTCCGCCCTGCTGGTGGCTCTGAGGATGCAAACAGATACTCAACGCTTCGACCCAGACCTCATTTCCAGGAGGACTTACCAGGATCTGAGGCCCTGAGGAGGCAGGGCTCCGGCCTGGAGCATCCCGTCTTTGCAGCCGGTGGTGCTGGGAACCCTCGGGATCCAACTGGAAGAGGAAAGGGACCATTAGCTGCCTCTCTCACCTCATTACAGCCTCTAAGTCAGCCTGCCTCTGGGGTCCAGAGCAGCTTCGACCTGGTCTTCCACCCATACAACTGACCACCTCCTGTGGCAAGGCACCGACCTCAGCACTGAAATACCGAAACGGGTGAGACTTGATCCTTGGAGTTTACAAGGAGGAGATGTCAATAGATAATTAGGGCCCCGTGCCTGCCTTGGGGCCTTTGCCCCGGCTGtcccctctgcttggaatgctttCTCGAGTCTTCACACACAGGTTCACCCTTGCCTTTCATGCCTCAATTCACCTGTTCTCTCCTCAAGAGGTTTTCCCTGATGACTCAAACAGGCTCCCAGccgggccctgccctgccccagcatTTTAGCACTGCACTCTCAACACTTCTCAAtacctgtttctctctctctctctctctttttaatttttattgtctccTACCCTCCACTAAAACATAAACCCCATGAGAGTGGGGGCCTTGTGAGTTTTGTTTGGTGCGATCTTTCCTGAGCCTGTAACATGGCTCAGTGCATTGTTGTTTATGTGTAAACGAGCTTTAAAACAGGCACTGGGGCCCAGGCGAGCGGCTCTGAGGAAGGCTTTCCGGAGGTGGTGGTGCCGAGCTGGGCCCTAGGAGTACGCCAGGGCAAGACGTCAGGGAAGGATACTTCAGGCAGAAAGACAGAAGGGCAGTGCATAAAACAGTCTTTTCCCCTCCCAGGGTCTCAAGGTGTCTGTGGGCCTTCGGACCCCCTTCCAGTGGCCTAAGTCCTAGCTCCAGGCACACCCTACTTGGCTCTTCTAGTTTCCCGGCGACCTTCCCCAACCACCCTCGACTTGgtcccctcacccccaggccaGTCCCCAGGCCCCTCACCTCTAGGCCCTGTGGGTTGGGGGGGTGACTGGTGGTGCAGTTGCTGAGTCCTGTGACCCTGGTCACGTAGAGGAGCTGCTCACCTTCCAGAGCCTGGGGACAGCTGAGCTCCAGCACGCCCCGGCTAATGGAGCTGGGGCCCAGGTTGATGAGCTGAGGAGAGGAGGGCACGGTGATCATGGGAAGGGAGGCAGTGATTCTGCCCTGTTGCAACCCAGGTCCTGGTGGCCCGCTCATGCCTGCTGCGAGTCTCCCATCTCAGGAGCGAGGGAGGAAATCAACGGGCAGAGGCGAAATCCTCCCCAGCCAAGCCTCCTGGAGGAGGCggctccatccttcccccacccctttttttttctttttttgcaggaacttagctccccaactagggattgaacccgtgccgcctgcagtggaagcgtggagtcctaatcaccggaccaccaggtaagtccccatCCTTCCCTTCTAAGTTGCTCAGCTGGCCAGTCTCTCACACTGATCCTGCCCAGGactttctctctcactccccactccccctctcTTGCTCTCAATCCCTCAGGCTGGTCCCAGCCATCTGTCACTCATACAGCTCTTCCTTCCCTGTCATTCATTCTAGTCCGGCCCTCCACTCCCAGTAGCACACCTGGGGACCAgggcctccctgcctctgtcccTCCTCACCTCATACACATGGTGGACAGCAGGGCCCACGTCCCCCTCCTCCTGCGGCTGGTCTCGGGGATGCCAGTCGGTCACAGGGAATAACACTGCCTCGGGCTTGGAGACACTAAAGAGGAGGGTGGTTTAGAGGACAGTGGAAGGTACCCCATCCCATATGCATCCTTTCCTAGAAGTCCATCTTGCCTCCCAGAGAGCCCCATTTTGCCCGGAGAACTGACCCGTTAAGGGAGACCTGGGCCTGAGCTTCCACAGAGAGCTGGAAGGAAACCACTTCGCTTTGAGAGTTGTTGAGATTCTTGCTGTGGGATGGAGGAGAGACTCAGGTGGTGCTGGAGCCCAGCCAGGAAGAATTTCACCTGCACCAGACtccgcccctgccccaccctcctcGGCCCCGCCCCCAACTCAGCCTCAGCCTGGCCCCACCCACTCCCTACCTGAGGATCTGGAAGTCAAACTGGATGGTTTTCTTCATGTCCCTGAGGTGCGGGACTGTGAACCGAAGGCCACCCCAGAGCTGGAGGACAGGGAGGGAGGACAAGGGGGCTGTTAGACTGGGCGTCTGCCAAATCCCAATTGCAGCCCTCCTTCCCTATCCCACAGCTCTTCTCAGGATGAGCCGGTCACTTTCCCTTGGGTCCTCTCTCCTGTCCCAGACTTACACTGGCTCCCGCCTTCATGGGGTTGCCCAGGTCACACACCAGCAGGCGGCTCTGGTTCACAGCAAAGTAGTCACAGCTCAGGCTGGAGAAGttctggaggtggggtgggtgcAGGTAAGGCTCTGGTGTCCCTGTGGCAGGATCTCCCAAGCCCTGCCTAAGAGTCCCCTCTCACCCCTGGGTGTCTGACGAGTCCTGAGTACTCAGCCTCCGGAGGGGCCGTGACGCGAAGCTCTGCCTCGTAGGCGCCGCCCTCACCCACATTCTGGGCATggaaagtgaggttcagagagttcTTGTCGCCCAGGTACACGTGGTTCTGCTCCCTGGAGGGGACACACAGGGTCAGGGACACTGGGGAATTAATCCGCAAACCAAGACAATGGGCCATAACAATAATAGACACCGTTTACTGAGTTCTAACTCTATGGCAGGCACTAGGCTAGATGCTTTATGTAgattagttcatttaatccttccccaaagccagaGAAATAGATGCTCTTATTCTCactatacagatgaggaagttgcataatttcccagggtcacacagccagctaATACGTTCCTATTCTACTTTTTCACATGCCAGGTGCTTCCAAGCTCCATGTGTTCTGCTAGGAGACCTTGGCATCTGGAACCCCCCAGCTTGACGTCAGCCTTCACTTACCCAAACACTTCCAGCTGTAGGTCTGGCACACAGATATTGTCTTCTCCACAGTCCAGCAAGATCTGAGCCTGGGGAGCAGGGCAGCCTTGAGAGGGGGAGTTGCGACCCCCTCCTAAGCTGTCGGCTCCCCCCTCCAGGGCCCCACCCCTAGCGGCCCAGGCTCCTTTCCTCCCGGCCCgtctccccaccctgccctcacCTTGTCCTCTATGCGGCTCTTGCTCTGGTAGTGTAGGACTGGCCGAAGGCCGTGGCTGTCCACAGGGGCTTGGGGGTCCAGGGAGAAGTTGAGGGCGATGTGAATCGGGGAGAGTTTGTCTCGAAACTCTGACTCGTTCTGGGGCCGGGGGAGAGGGTTCAcagattcaggggacacaggggaCTTGGTCCTCATCCTCTCACATCTCCCTCTGTCCACTCAGGACCCTCCAGAATTCAGGTGTCCAAACTTGACCATGCTCATTGCTTCAGAGGCAGCCTGGTTCCCAGTTCCTCCAACAGAAgggcccccttccccagcctcccaaAGTCCCAGGCCCTTCACTGGAATCTCCCTGTCTCTTTCCCTTCATGAGGGGAACCCAGTTCTACGTGGCCACTCTTCCCAGGCCAGTCCCGACCCTGCCCCCGGGCCCATACCCTGAGGTAGATCTTCATCTCTCTGCAATCCTCCCGAGCCCCGTTCTGGATGAGCAGGGTCTGGGTCAGGGTGGCCTGTCGGGAGGCCAGGAACAGTGCCCGCCGCGCTCCACCCTTCTGCTTCTGCCAGTCCAACTGGAGCTCCACCGTGAAGCCTGCAGCCGGGCACATACGTTAATGAGCATCTGCCCCTCCCTTCTAATCTATCCAGAGAGATAAGAGGTCCCCGAGTCCCCAGCCCCTCCATCCCCATCCCAGTGCCTGAAAGGTTCAGGCAGTCTCTCCCTCACCGATGGAGTCAGGAACGTGTTTTCCAGAAGCATTGAGGCAGAAGCTGAGATTGATGCTGGAGGAAGACCAAAGGGAAAGCTGGTGTATCCAACTGGAACAGGCATCCTATTCCCTACCTGCCTCCCAGACAGACCCAGGCTAGGACAGTCCCATTTGTCCACTTTCAAAGACCTggtctccctccccacttccaggCACAGATGAAACACCCCCAGACTCCATCCCCGCAGTCTCCTGGGCACCCCACTCACCAAGATGCAGGGTTCCCCCCCAAGCTGCAGCTATGCTCCTCTGGGTTGAACATGGCGGGAAAGATGGTGAGGGAGGCACTGGCAGACACGATGGGGCGACCCCTGCCAAGAGTGGGTGTGGGGTCAAAGAACTAAGACTGCTCAGGAACCTGGGCACAGGAAGCTGACGCCCAAGCCCCAGGATCCCAGTCTGTGCACTTCCCCAAACTCGGCCCTGTTGAGAAATCCCCCAGTTCCCACGTCTCCCAGGCTGCCCCCTGCCCAAGTTCATACCTGTACACCACAGCCTTGTCTACACCAAAGGACCCCACAATCAGATCTGCAAGAAGTCAAGAAACTACCCCTTACAGCAAGCCCCAAATCAGAATCCTTCCCAACCCCTTCCAGTTGCATTGTTCAAGGAGGCCGAAGTGAGGGGACACCGCCATCTGGTGGCACCATCCTAGAACTGCACCCAGGAGCTTAGGAAAGTGCATTAGAGGGGCTAGGGTTCTGAGACCAGGGAATTCTAAGGTGAAAGGGGCCGCTGGCACAACTCACCAGGGTATCCGTTGCCATCCAGGTCTCGGCCTCCTCGAAGGGCAGAGCCAAAGAAGTCCGGCGTGTGGCCAGCTGCCCACAGGGGCAGCAGGACCTGGGAAGGCTTAGAGGCCAGGCCCCCTGGGCCCCCAGGGAATACAAACACCACTCCCTGCTGGTTCTCCCCACCAAAGGCAGCCCCAACGGCTACATCTGCAAGACACACAACACACAGCAGTCAGCAGGCCAGGAATCCAGGAGTTCAAATCTCTACCATCGGACCCCAGGACCCGGGATCCTATTTTCCCCATCTGTCATTCCCAGTATTCTAACCTCTTCAAGCCCCAAGATCCAGACATTGGGATTAAAATCCACACACCTCCTGGAGGAGTCACTGGGGGTCTTGGGTATCTTATCTGACAGCCATCTCTCCCCAAATCCCTTCTGACTCAGGCCCCCACTCCTCCTCAGCAACTTGAGCCCACGGTGCTTACCATTGTAGCCATCCTGGTCCAGGTCCCCCAGGGGGGTCAGGGAACTGCCGAATCGACCAAACTCATCGTGGCCAGTGAGGGTAAGGGTGGGCACAGGCTCCATGCCGGCCGGCCGCTGCAGGTAGACGTAGACCCTGCCCACCTCCTGCGGCCGCCCGTCGGCTGTCCGCTCCATGAGCAGGGGCGCCCCCACCAGCAAGTCGTCCAGCCTGAGGGTATGGGAAACCCAGTCATCCTGAGGCCCTGCCTTGCCATGCCCCCTCCTCAATCCCAGAGCCAGGAAATCCCAGGCATCTTGGATCCGGGCTCCTTCCCACCCAAGTGAGAGACCTGAGGTCTTCTGGTCTTTGGTT contains these protein-coding regions:
- the ITGA5 gene encoding integrin alpha-5 is translated as MGSRTPGSPLLAVQLRWGPRRRSRLLPLLLLLLLPPPPRVGGFNLDAEGPAVLSGPPGSFFGFSVEFYRPGTDGVSVLVGAPKANTSQPGVLQGGAVYLCPWGTSPAQCTPIEFDSKGSRILESSPPSSLEGEEPVEYKSLQWFGATVRAHGSSILACAPLYSWRTEKEPLSDPVGTCYLSTDNFTRILEYAPCRSDFSRAAGQGYCQGGFSAEFTKTGRVVLGGPGSYFWQGQILSATQEQIAESYYPGYLINPVRGQLQTRQASSIYDDSYLGYSVAVGEFSGDDTEDFIAGVPKGNLTYGYVTILNGSDIRSLYNFSGEQMASYFGYAVAATDINGDGLDDLLVGAPLLMERTADGRPQEVGRVYVYLQRPAGMEPVPTLTLTGHDEFGRFGSSLTPLGDLDQDGYNDVAVGAAFGGENQQGVVFVFPGGPGGLASKPSQVLLPLWAAGHTPDFFGSALRGGRDLDGNGYPDLIVGSFGVDKAVVYRGRPIVSASASLTIFPAMFNPEEHSCSLGGNPASCINLSFCLNASGKHVPDSIGFTVELQLDWQKQKGGARRALFLASRQATLTQTLLIQNGAREDCREMKIYLRNESEFRDKLSPIHIALNFSLDPQAPVDSHGLRPVLHYQSKSRIEDKAQILLDCGEDNICVPDLQLEVFGEQNHVYLGDKNSLNLTFHAQNVGEGGAYEAELRVTAPPEAEYSGLVRHPGNFSSLSCDYFAVNQSRLLVCDLGNPMKAGASLWGGLRFTVPHLRDMKKTIQFDFQILSKNLNNSQSEVVSFQLSVEAQAQVSLNGVSKPEAVLFPVTDWHPRDQPQEEGDVGPAVHHVYELINLGPSSISRGVLELSCPQALEGEQLLYVTRVTGLSNCTTSHPPNPQGLELDPEGSQHHRLQRRDAPGRSPASSGPQILKCPEAECFRLRCELGPLHRQESRSLLLHFRVWAKTFLQREHQPFSLQCEAVYEALKMPYRILPRQLPRKELQVATAVQWIKAEGSHSVPLWIIILAVLVGLLLLGLLIYILYKLGFFKRSLPYGTAMEKAQLKPPATSDA